One stretch of Cottoperca gobio chromosome 18, fCotGob3.1, whole genome shotgun sequence DNA includes these proteins:
- the shbg gene encoding sex hormone-binding globulin, whose translation MAMFWKAMADGLLLTLSITLLGWGVEGQGNGRGKKEVSGRANVYLGQDRDIWRPLIHTTVNFSEIRSIKSSFQLRTFDPEGVIFYGDTKNGEDWFVLSLKDGIPLMQISKNGILVSVAGGPQLNDGKWHTLEVSNQEQFVILEVDGSNRLVVGTGMLSKQEVLSGELRLAVGGILINKEKMIVQFEPQMDGCVREGSWLNLTIPWEVEAEELWPCYQHVQPGSYFPGTGFAIFNTSVFPIEADHGFKTELWGDFSKMHGTILSIKAPGQELMFTLVANNNTQEVTLTFGGEKISMRDTFKRLVITFQTDLLQALQDEDQSKTLSISPLSHPGYLTTWREGRLAVGGLLGEGEDVVGSEFLTGCLEKIQVQGRDLDLDLAVKHPSISSHSCPA comes from the exons AAAGAAGTATCTGGCAGGGCTAATGTCTACCTTGGCCAGGACAGAGACATCTGGAGGCCACTGATCCACACAACAGTAAACTTCAGTGAGATCAGAAG TATCAAGTCATCCTTTCAGTTACGGACATTTGACCCAGAAGGTGTCATTTTCTATGGAGACACCAAAAACGGGGAGGActggtttgttttgtctctgaaaGACGGCATCCCCCTGATGCAGATCAGCAAAAATGGCATCCTCGTCAGTGTGGCAGGTGGCCCCCAGCTCAATGACGGAAAATGGCACACT CTGGAGGTGAGCAACCAAGAGCAGTTTGTGATTCTAGAGGTGGACGGCTCCAATAGGCTGGTGGTGGGCACGGGCATGCTGTCCAAACAGGAGGTCCTTTCCGGTGAACTCCGACTGGCCGTTGGTGGGATCCTGATCAACAAGGAAAAGATGATTGTTCAG TTTGAGCCTCAGATGGACGGCTGTGTGCGGGAAGGCAGCTGGCTAAACCTCACCATCCCCTgggaggtggaggcagaggagCTCTGGCCCTGTTATCAACACGTCCAACCTGGCAGTTACTTTCCTGGCACTGGATTTGCCATTTTCAACACCTCAG TTTTCCCCATTGAAGCAGATCATGGGTTCAAGACTGAATTGTGGGGAGATTTCAGTAAGATGCATGGGACCATTTTGAGCATCAAGGCTCCTGGGCAAGAGCTGATGTTCACTTTAGTGGCCAATAATAACACTCAG GAGGTCACACTCACTTTCGGTGGAGAAAAAATCAGTATGAGAGACACTTTCAAGAGACTGGTGATAACCTTTCAGACAGATTTACTGCAAGCACTTCAAGATGAAGATCAATCAAAGACATTATCTATCAGTCCACTGAGCCACCCCGGTTATTTGACCACATGGAGAGAAGGTCGTCTCGCCGTTGGAGGTCTTTTAG GTGAGGGTGAGGACGTCGTCGGCTCTGAGTTCTTGACAGGCTGTCTGGAGAAGATCCAGGTTCAGGGGAGGgatttggatttggatttagCTGTCAAACACCCATCAATCTCCTCTCATAGCTGCCCTGCATAG
- the LOC115023924 gene encoding LOW QUALITY PROTEIN: neuralized-like protein 4 (The sequence of the model RefSeq protein was modified relative to this genomic sequence to represent the inferred CDS: deleted 1 base in 1 codon), with product MAAELHPRSGKLIGLSNSNRTARRNQPVQEFNHGLVLSKEPLRDRDVFTVRIDKKVNSWSGSIEIGVTALDPGALDFPSSATGLKGGSWIVSGCSVLRDGRSVLEEYGRDLDQLAEGDRVGIQRSSRGELHLWVNGQDCGAAASGLPPKLWAVVDLYGKCTQVTVVSCEPPLPSTEKETIERDEEVDEEVDDDEEEEEEEEEVVVCGGREDAGITALMNVAAMNGMMNGDEVPELSCNHSRPDKFPNNLEPDTVLTEHQLFDVFNNAIVSFYRSEDEGGGEDGGGGGGAGGGGGGGNSGSDSSRNDRGSSSGGGAVNSDSGTGTTGGGGSGESGNTNNTPAGNGGVGLAAVTGVMTTNDALLFHEKCGTLIKLSNNNKTAERRRPLDEFNNGVVMTNRPLRHNEMFEIRIDKLVDKWSGSIEIGVTTHNPNNLDYPATMTNLRSGTIMMSGCGILTNGKGTRREYCEFSLDELQEGDHIGLMRKASGALHFYINGIDQGVAAAQTPAVVYGVVDLYGMAVKVTIVHNHNHSDRLRRNNAIMRALSPDVGRPRPALSLTPDSEGTDRLLFHPNCGQKAAIISDGRTALRPHATDDFNHGVVLSNRPLRSNEVFQVRIDKMVDKWAGSIEIGVTTHNPAYLQLPSTMTNLRSGTWMMTGNGVMHNGTTILDEYGHNLDRLKAGDTVGVVRKEDGSLHFFVNGVAQGPAAWNVPPSVYAVVDLYGQAAQATIMDDMAIMDDMGDLLPLAEDSSECPTAISPGSPCSVGGAGTTNDLRFHHLHGTNAVITNGGRTALRQNCRSEFNDAIVISNRCLRDGELFEIIIQKMVDRWSGSIEAGVTAIRPDELEFPNTMTDIDYDTWMLSGTAIMQDGNTMRNNYGCDLDSLTTGSRIGMMRSATGDLHYYINGVDQGVACTGLPPEVYAVIDLYGQCVQVSITSSSGPLDNSLCTSNITEKSFPIHSPVAGVAHRLHSKHGKNVVLLGDGCQGVRVGGYAHGIVFSAKELKADELFEVRIDEVDEQWCGSLHIGLTTLAPPELPSCPLSGLSPSLPQLRTKVTWLLCGSEVRRNGVLQRQNYGCSLDRLTVGNRVGVKRCSDDTMHIFIDGEDLGPAATAVAKNVYAVLDLYGRITAVSIVSSSLMEDMESVKAPSLSSESCSEGEEESTPVREVETEPCALVPTVMAFLENHGKNIQLSNQNLTAARVSSYNQGLLVTAQPLARQQLFQFQIDRLNPSWTSSLSLGVIGHSPDRLNFPSTACCLKRSAWLLQRDSVFHNSLKICENYGPNLDTCPEGTVLGLLVDANSCLHLYVNGMDQGVAAQDIPSPCYTFIDLYGQCEQVTIVTNNVPAVGGESGETRCQGDMEKADMVDGIKESVCWTPPPEVNPNKTCEYQALCSRFKDLLTLPDGYFNEDAKYNLCYCESCHKLRGDEAYYKRGEPPRDYALPFGWCRFALRIKPHCEVSNALKKWHIAYHGTSVGALRRTLDHSQLLPGTSSIFSVSPVKAEGPNGYSEPEENSAPGREVPRVRLSPTMRYSGMESFAPKVQFKDPRSHRSHHAQVGFQVCVRPGSYKVGPQTLGHSEPLDPRFSNSEIEWITKEQGGTLLYGLLIRVE from the exons ATGGCGGCGGAGCTGCATCCGCGGAGCGGAAAGCTGATCGGCCTGTCTAACTCCAACCGAACCGCCCGGCGCAACCAGCCAGTCCAGGAGTTTAACCATGGCCTGGTGCTTAGTAAGGAGCCGCTGAGGGACCGGGATGTCTTCACCGTCCGTATTGACAAGAAG GTGAACTCGTGGAGCGGTTCCATTGAGATTGGTGTGACGGCACTGGACCCCGGCGCGCTGGACTTCCCCAGCAGCGCCACAGGCCTAAAGGGCGGCTCCTGGATCGTGTCGGGCTGCTCTGTGTTACGCGACGGCCGCTCTGTCCTGGAGGAGTACGGCCGCGACCTCGACCAGCTCGCCGAGGGCGACCGAGTTGGCATTCAGCGCAGCTCCCGCGGGGAGCTCCACCTCTGGGTAAACGGGCAGGACTGCGGTGCGGCCGCGAGCGGCTTGCCGCCCAAACTCTGGGCGGTGGTGGACCTGTACGGCAAGTGCACTCAAGTGACGGTGGTGAGCTGTGAGCCACCGCTGCCCtctacagagaaagagacaataGAGCGGGACGAGGAGGTGGATGAGGAggtggatgatgatgaggaggaggaggaggaggaggaggaggtggtggtgtgtgGGGGTCGGGAGGATGCAGGGATCACGGCACTGATGAATGTGGCAGCAATGAATGGAATGATGAATGGAGATGAAG TGCCTGAGCTTAGCTGCAATCACAGCAGACCAGACAAGTTCCCCAACAACCTGGAGCCTGACACAG TTCTAACGGAGCACCAGCTCTTTGACGTGTTCAACAACGCAATAGTATCTTTTTATCGCTCTGAGGATGAGGGCGGAGGGGAAGacggtggaggtggaggaggagcaggaggcggcggaggaggaggaaattCAGGATCTGACTCCTCCAGAAATGACAGGGGGAGCAGCAGTGGAGGAGGTGCCGTTAACAGCGACAGTGGAACagggacaacaggaggaggGGGTTCTGGAGAAAGTGGAAATACTAACAACACTCCTGCTGGTAACGGAGGGGTGGGGCTGGCGGCTGTGACAGGTGTGATGACCACCAACGACGCGCTGCTCTTCCACGAGAAATGTGGCACACTGATCAAActgagcaacaacaacaagacgGCGGAGCGGAGGAGACCGCTGGACGAGTTCAATAACGGCGTGGTGATGACCAACCGGCCGCTCCGACACAACGAGATGTTTGAG aTCCGCATTGATAAGCTAGTGGACAAGTGGTCAGGGTCAATAGAGATCGGTGTGACCACACACAATCCCAACAACCTGGACTACCCAGCGACCATGACCAATCTGCgctcag GTACAATCATGATGAGTGGCTGTGGGATACTGACCAACGGGAAAGGAACCCGCAGGGAGTACTGTGAATTCAGCCTGGATGAACTTCAG GAGGGAGATCACATCGGGTTGATGCGCAAAGCCAGTGGAGCGCTCCATTTCTACATCAATGGCATCGACCAAG GTGTTGCAGCAGCCCAGACCCCCGCCGTTGTCTACGGAGTGGTCGACCTCTACGGCATGGCTGTCAAAGTCACCATAGtccacaaccacaaccacagtGACCGCCTCCGACGCAACAACGCCATCATGAGGGCTTTATCGCCCGATGTGGGCCGGCCCAGGCCAGCCCTTTCTCTAACTCCAGACTCGGAGGGGACAGACCGACTGCTCTTCCACCCCAACTGTGGCCAGAAGGCCGCCATCATCAGTGACGGCAGGACGGCGCTGCGGCCACA TGCGACCGACGACTTCAACCACGGCGTGGTCCTGAGCAACCGGCCGCTGCGCTCCAACGAGGTGTTCCAGGTTCGCATAGACAAGATGGTGGACAAGTGGGCGGGCTCCATCGAAATTGGCGTAACAACGCACAACCCTGCGTACCTGCAGCTGCCCTCCACCATGACCAACCTGCGATCAG GCACGTGGATGATGACGGGGAATGGCGTGATGCACAACGGAACAACAATCCTGGATGAGTACGGACACAACCTGGACCGGCTCAAG GCCGGTGACACGGTAGGTGTCGTGCGCAAAGAAGATGGCAGCCTCCACTTCTTTGTGAACGGCGTGGCTCAGGGCCCGGCAGCCTGGAACGTCCCGCCCAGCGTCTATGCCGTGGTGGACCTCTACGGCCAGGCTGCTCAGGCCACCATCATGGACGACATGGCCATCATGGACGACATGG GGGACCTCCTGCCTCTCGCAGAGGACAGCTCCGAGTGCCCCACAGCCATTTCCCCCGGGAGCCCGTGCTCGGTCGGAGGGGCCGGCACGACCAACGACCTGCGTTTCCACCACCTACACGGGACTAATGCCGTCATCACCAACGGGGGGCGCACCGCCCTGCGTCAGAACTGCCGCAGCGAGTTCAACGACGCTATCGTCATTTCCAACAG GTGCCTTCGAGATGGAGAGCTGTTTGAAATCATTATTCAGAAGATGGTGGACCGCTGGTCGGGCTCAATAGAAGCAG GAGTGACAGCCATCAGGCCGGATGAGCTCGAGTTCCCCAACACTATGACTGATATCGACTATGACACTTGGATGCTCAg TGGAACGGCCATCATGCAGGACGGCAACACTATGCGCAACAACTACGGTTGTGACCTGGACTCCCTGACAACGGGCTCGCGGATTGGCATGATGCGCTCAGCCACCGGCGACCTCCATTATTACATCAACGGCGTGGATCAAGGTGTCGCCTGCACCGGTCTGCCGCCAG aggtGTATGCTGTGATCGACCTGTATGGTCAGTGTGTTCAGGTGTCCATCACCAGCTCCTCAGGCCCGCTGGACAACAGCCTCTGTACCAGCAACATCACTGAGAAGAGCTTCCCCATCCACTCACCAG TAGCAGGCGTTGCCCATCGGCTCCACAGTAAACACGGTAAGAACGTGGTGCTGCTCGGCGACGGCTGCCAGGGCGTCAGAGTCGGAGGTTACGCTCACGGCATCGTGTTCAGCGCGAAGGAGCTCAAAGCAGACGAGCTGTTTGAG GTGAGGATCGATGAAGTGGATGAGCAGTGGTGCGGTTCGCTGCACATCGGTCTGACCACACTGGCACCTCCGGAGCTGCCGTCCTGCCCGCTGTCAggtctctccccctccctccctcagctCCGCACCAAGGTCACCTGGCTGCTCTGCGGCTCCGAGGTCCGTCGCAACGGTGTGCTGCAGCGG CAGAACTACGGCTGCTCACTGGACCGGCTGACG GTCGGGAACCGCGTGGGCGTGAAGAGGTGCAGTGACGACACCATGCACATCTTCATAGATGGAGAAGACCTGGGACCTGCAGCGACGGCAGTAgccaag AATGTGTACGCCGTTTTGGACCTGTATGGGCGGATAACGGCGGTGTCCATCGTGAGCTCTTCGTTGATGGAGGACATGGAAAGCGTGAAGGCGCCGTCGCTCTCCTCAGAAAGCTGCAgcgaaggagaggaggagagcactCCCGTCAGAGAG GTTGAGACTGAGCCGTGTGCGCTGGTGCCCACAGTCATGGCGTTCCTGGAAAACCACGGTAAAAACATCCAGCTGTCCAACCAGAACCTGACAGCAGCCAGAGTATCCAGCTACAACCAGGGCCTGCTGGTCACCGCCCAGCCGCTGGCTCGCCAGCAGCTGTTCCAG TTTCAAATCGACCGTCTGAACCCGTCATGGACGTCGTCGCTGTCGCTAGGGGTGATAGGTCACTCCCCCGACCGGCTCAACTTCCCCTCCACAGCGTGTTGTCTGAAACGCTCCGCCTGGCTGCTTCAGAGAGATTCCGTCTTCCACAACTCCCttaag ATATGTGAGAACTATGGTCCTAATCTGGACACTTGTCCGGAGGGCACGGTGTTGGGTCTGCTGGTGGACGCCAACAGTTGCCTCCACCTCTACGTCAACGGCATGGACCAGGGTGTGGCGGCGCAGGACATTCCTTCGCCCTGCTACACTTTCATTGACCTCTACGGCCAGTGTGAACAG GTTACTATAGTAACAAACAACGTGCCAGCTGTCGGTGGAGAAAGTGGTGAGACCCGTTGTCAGGGCGACATGGAGAAGGCAGACATGGTTGACG GAATCAAAGAGAGTGTGTGCTGGACGCCCCCTCCAGAGGTCAACCCCAACAAGACCTGTGAGTACCAGGCGCTGTGCTCGCGCTTCAAAGACCTGCTCACGCTACCAG ATGGCTATTTTAACGAAGACGCGAAGTACAACCTGTGCTACTGTGAGTCCTGCCACAAGCTCCGGGGCGACGAGGCTTATTACAAGAGAGGAGAGCCGCCCCGGGACTACGCCCTGCCCTTCGGATGGTGCCGCTTCGCCCTCAG GATCAAGCCCCACTGTGAGGTTTCTAATGCGCTGAAGAAGTGGCACATCGCGTACCACGGCACCAGTGTAGGAGCCCTGCGGCGCACGCTGGACCACAGCCAGCTACTTCCTG GCACGTCGTCCATCTTCTCGGTGTCCCCGGTGAAGGCGGAGGGGCCTAATGGCTACAGTGAGCCGGAGGAGAACAGCGCCCCCGGCAGGGAGGTCCCCAGAGTGCGGCTCTCCCCCACTATGCGCTACTCGGGCATGGAGAGCTTTGCCCCCAAAGTGCA ATTTAAGGACCCCCGTTCTCACCGCAGCCACCATGCTCAGGTGGGATTCCAGGTGTGCGTTCGTCCAGGCTCCTACAAGGTGGGACCGCAGACGCTCGGCCACAGCGAGCCGCTGGACCCTCGCTTCAGCAACTCGGAGATCGAGTGGATCACGAAGGAGCAGGGCGGCACGCTCCTCTACGGACTGCTCATCCGGGTCGAGTGA
- the hdlbpb gene encoding vigilin has protein sequence MSSVAVLTPESFAEHRSGLKDQENTGCVPEDEAYIPTYLEAFPPLPEKGAPGEKAGESASAWGSKIRPIKASVITQVFHVPLEERRYKDNSQFGEGEEAKVCLDIMQRTGAHIELSLAKDQGLSIMVTGKLDSVMKARKEIVARLQTQASATVAIPKEHHRFVIGKNGEKLQELELKTATKIAIPRPDDPSANIRITGTKEGIEKARHEILLISAEQDKRAVERLSLEKAFHPFIAGAHNRLVQELSQETGARISIPPPSLPKDEIVITGEKEAVALALSRIRAIYDDKKRKTTTISVEVKKSQHKYIIGPKGNTLQEILETTGVSVEMPPLDSGSETIILRGEPDKLGPALTQVYAKAKSVMVVEVTAPAWLHRFIIGKKGQNIGRITQQLPRVHIEFTDGEERISLEGPTAEVEQAQAQMQEIIKDLLVRMDYTEVIIDQRFHRHLIGKNGANINRIKEQYKVSVRIPQDSERSGLVRIEGDPKGVQLARRELIEMVQRMENERTKDLIVEQKFHRTIIGQKGEKIKEVRDKFPEVIINFPDPAQKSDIVQLRGPKNEVEKCAKFLQKIIADLIENSFSLSVPIFKQFHKNIIGKGGANIKKIREETSTKIDLPTENSNSEMIVITGKKSNCESARERILAIQRELANIKEAEVAIPAKLHNSLIGSKGCLVRSIMEDCGGVHIHFPSEGSGSEKVTIRGPAGEVEKAKKQLLQLAEEKQVNNFTAELQAKPEYHKFLIGRGGANIRRVRDKTGARIIFPSPDDTEQELITIVGKEEAVRQAQKELETLVKNLDDVVEDSTVVDARHHRHFVCRRGQVLRELAEEYGGVAVSFPRTGANSQRVTLKGAKDCVEAAKKRIQEIIEDLESQVSVEVTIPQRYHRAIMGPKGCRIQHITREHEVQIKFPERDDSAAGQEPPPQENGEVSPEAEFVARKCDIITIGGREEKCELAKAALLALVPITEDVEVSYELHRYIIGQKGSGIRKMMEEYEVNIWVPQPEKQLDVIKVTGLVAHVERAKQGLLERVKELQAEQEDRALRSFKVTMSIDPKFHPKIIGRKGAVISQIRKDHDVSIQFPDKGDEQQDLIVISGYERNVEEASQAIQQLVAELQEMVSQDVHLDPRTHARIIGARGKAIRKLMEEFKVDIRFPQPGSDEPDKVTVTGLPETVDNAIDHLLNLEEEYMLSVTETETLAAYMKPPSRYGGGGGAGGGDDSSGGPAKGFVVRDAPWNASGNKAPDMSSAEDFPTFGTSVAPKQASAWGPKKF, from the exons ATGAGCTCAGTGGCAGTGTTGACCCCGGAGAGCTTTGCGGAGCATCGCAGTGGCCTGAAGGACCAGGAGAACACGG GCTGCGTCCCGGAGGACGAGGCCTACATCCCAACCTACCTGGAGGCCTTCCCCCCGCTGCCGGAGAAGGGAGCACCCGGGGAAAAGGCCGGGGAGTCGGCTTCGGCGTGGGGCAGCAAGATCAGGCCCATCAAAGCCTCCGTCATCACCCAG GTGTTCCATGTGCCCCTGGAGGAGCGTCGCTACAAGGACAACAGCCAGTTCGGGGAAGGCGAGGAGGCCAAAGTGTGCTTGGATATCATGCAGCGGACGGGGGCCCACATTGAGCTGTCTCTGGCCAAAGATCAGGGTCTGTCCATCATGGTCACCGGCAAACTGGACTCTGTCATGAAGGCTCGCAAGGAAATCGTCGCTCGCCTGCAGACGCAG gcctCAGCTACGGTTGCCATCCCCAAGGAACACCATCGCTTTGTCATTGGTAAGAACGGCgagaagctgcaggagctggagctgAAGACCGCCACCAAGATTGCTATTCCACGTCCTGACGACCCCAGCGCCAACATCCGCATCACTGGCACCAAGGAGGGCATCGAGAAGGCTCGCCATGAAATACTTCTGATCTCTGCTGAACAG GACAAGCGTGCAGTGGAGCGTTTATCCCTGGAAAAGGCCTTCCACCCCTTTATCGCCGGCGCCCACAACCGGCTGGTGCAGGAGCTGAGCCAGGAGACGGGCGCTCGCATCAGCATCCCCCCGCCCAGCCTGCCCAAGGACGAGATCGTCATCACCGGGGAGAAGGAGGCCGTCGCCTTGGCGCTCAGCCGCATCCGCGCCATCTACGACGACAAG AAGAGGAAGACCACCACCATCTCCGTGGAGGTGAAGAAGTCTCAGCACAAGTACATCATAGGCCCAAAGGGCAACACCCTGCAGGAGATCCTGGAGACCACCGGGGTGTCTGTGGAGATGCCTCCTCTGGACTCCGGCTCAGAGACCATCATCCTCAGGGGCGAGCCGGACAAGCTGGGACCGGCGCTCACACAGGTCTACGCAAAG GCGAAGAGTGTGATGGTGGTGGAGGTGACCGCCCCGGCCTGGCTGCATCGCTTCATCATCGGCAAGAAAGGACAGAACATCGGGCGGATCACACAGCAGCTACCACGG gttcaCATAGAGTTTACGGACGGTGAGGAGCGCATCAGTCTCGAGGGCCCAACAGCGGAGGTGGAACAGGCTCAGGCACAGATGCAAGAGATCATCAAGGACCTg CTGGTGAGGATGGACTACACTGAAGTCATCATAGACCAGCGCTTCCACAGACACCTCATCGGAAAGAACGGAGCAAACA TCAATCGGATCAAAGAGCAGTACAAAGTGTCGGTACGAATCCCCCAGGACTCTGAAAGAAGCGGCCTGGTGCGGATCGAGGGAGACCCTAAAGGAGTGCAGCTGGCCCGCAGAGAGCTCATCGAGATGGTCCAGAGAATG GAAAACGAGCGCACCAAAGACCTGATCGTGGAGCAGAAGTTCCATCGGACAATCATCGGCCAGAAGGGAGAGAAGATCAAAGAAGTTCGAGACAAGTTCCCCGAG GTCATTATCAATTTCCCCGACCCGGCGCAGAAGAGCGACATCGTCCAGCTGAGAGGGCCGAAGAATGAGGTGGAGAAATGTGCAAAGTTCCTCCAGAAGATCATCGCCGACCTG ATCGAGAACAGCTTTTCTCTCTCCGTTCCCATCTTtaagcagtttcacaaaaacatCATTGGCAAGGGCGGGGCCAACATCAAAAAG ATCCGTGAAGAGACCAGCACGAAGATCGACCTGCCGACAGAGAACAGCAACTCCGAGATGATTGTCATCACAGGCAAGAAGAGCAACTGTGAGTCCGCCAGAGAACGAATCCTCGCCATCCAGAGAGAGCTG GCCAACATTAAGGAGGCGGAGGTCGCCATCCCCGCCAAGCTGCACAACTCTCTGATCGGTTCCAAGGGCTGCCTCGTGCGCTCCATCATGGAGGACTGCGGCGGCGTCCACATCCATTTCCCCTCTGAGGGCTCCGGCTCGGAGAAGGTCACCATCAGAGGGCCCGCTGGGGAGGTGGAGAAGGCCAAgaaacagctgctgcagctggctGAAGAGAAG CAAGTCAACAACTTCACAGCGGAGCTTCAGGCCAAACCAGAGTACCATAAATTCCTGATCGGCCGCGGGGGGGCCAATATTCGCCGTGTGCGGGACAAGACGGGGGCCCGCATCATCTTCCCGTCACCAGATGACACCGAGCAGGAACTGATCACCATCGTAGGGAAGGAGGAAGCCGTCCGTCAGGCCCAGAAGGAGCTGGAAACTCTGGTCAAAAACCTG GACGACGTGGTGGAGGACAGCACGGTAGTAGACGCTCGCCACCATCGCCACTTTGTGTGTCGGAGAGGCCAGGTTCTGCGGGAGCTGGCAGAGGAGTACGGCGGAGTAGCCGTGAGCTTCCCTCGTACGGGAGCCAACAGTCAGCGGGTCACTCTGAAGGGAGCAAAGGACTGCGTGGAGGCCGCCAAGAAACGCATCCAGGAGATCATCGAGGACCTC GAGTCCCAGGTGAGTGTGGAGGTGACCATCCCTCAGCGCTACCACCGAGCCATCATGGGGCCTAAAGGTTGCCGCATCCAGCACATCACCAGGGAGCACGAGGTCCAAATTAAGTTCCCAGAGAGAGACGACAGCGCTGCAG GTCAGGAGCCTCCACCACAGGAAAACGGTGAAGTCAGTCCAGAGGCGGAGTTTGTCGCCCGCAAGTGTGACATCATCACCATCGGTGGGCGTGAAGAGAAGTGTGAACTGGCTAAAGCCGCCCTGCTG GCGCTGGTGCCCATAACGGAAGACGTCGAAGTGTCTTACGAGCTGCATCGCTACATCATTGGCCAGAAGGGCAGTGGGATCCGGAAGATGATGGAGGAATACGAG GTGAACATCTGGGTGCCACAGCCGGAGAAGCAGCTGGATGTGATCAAGGTGACGGGCCTGGTCGCCCACGTGGAGCGAGCCAAGCAGGGTCTGCTCGAGAGGGTCAAAGAGCTGCAGGCGGAGCAGGAGGACAGG GCCCTGCGCAGTTTCAAGGTGACCATGTCGATAGATCCAAAGTTTCATCCCAAGATCATCGGCCGCAAAGGAGCGGTCATCTCTCAGATCAGGAAAGACCACGACGTCAGCATCCAGTTCCCCGACAAAGGAGACGAGCAGCAG GATCTGATCGTGATCTCGGGGTACGAGCGTAACGTGGAGGAGGCCAGTCAGGCCATCCAGCAGCTGGTGGCCGAGTTGCAGGAGATGGTGAGTCAAGATGTTCATCTGGACCCGAGGACCCACGCTCGCATCATCGGAGCCCGTGGCAAAGCCATCCGCAAGCTGATGGAGGAGTTCAAG GTGGATATCCGGTTCCCTCAGCCGGGCTCCGACGAGCCCGACAAAGTGACGGTGACGGGCCTCCCGGAGACTGTCGACAACGCCATCGACCACCTGCTCAACCTGGAGGAGGAATAT ATGCTCAGCGTGACGGAGACGGAGACCTTGGCAGCTTACATGAAGCCTCCATCTCGCtatggagggggagggggagcaggTGGAGGAGATGACAGCAGCGGGGGGCCGGCTAAGGGCTTTGTGGTACGGGACGCCCCCTGGAACGCATCAGGGAACAAG GCTCCTGACATGAGCAGTGCGGAGGATTTCCCCACGTTCGGGACAAGTGTGGCCCCGAAGCAAGCGTCCGCCTGGGGTCCCAAGAAGTTCTAA